The genomic stretch CACAGTCCTTTTCAAATTTTAGTACATGtacttaataataaaaattattctgcAATTAAATACCTTGAACTTTTTCCAACAGAGATGTGAAGTTATCTAAAacctccaaaaatgttttcttgcaTTCATCTTCCTTTGTTACAAGAAAACattagtaataaaaataaaagttaaaagcGTTATACAATGTTTATTATTGTATGATGTCTGAAATACTTATCTCAGTCAATCAAACTAAAGAAAGTCTACTTACATATTAATAAACAGTTACTTTTATACTTACTTTTAACCGTTGCACAAGTAAGTCATTTTCAACAACCCATTCCTTGACATCAAAACTCAAAAACGtaactaaaagagaaaaaaaattaatgttaccgACCTTTGAATAAAAAAGGCAGCTCATCCCATCAGAATACCAGCATCTCCTCAGGGGCATGATGACCTACATGCAACAGCCCACTGGTGGCTACTTGATTGAAAAACTAAGAAGATCAGTACAGTGACTGTACACAACCATACATTATTCTTGGACCTGCTAATTCTCACATGTCCTTAATATGAGTCTCTCACTGCAGATCAAAACTTCATCCTATGCCAGCTCATGCCCAATAGCCGGGCAGAAAAACCATTCACCAATAACAGCTTTACTCtcaatcagggcttctgatatttcgcgcggtcgcggacccgcgaaattcaggtatttccgcgaaatcccgcgaaattcccaaaaaaacacgaaataccgcgaaatccgccagaaatatttccaaatacatgtcggcaaaacatatttaatacttatcttggctattagacctgttctattcaccccaaacgtccaaatttatcttgaaacttcgtcactgcaacgagtaaacaacgtctcaaaactaccaggcgttcttagatgaacgttgcgaaaacctgggcactaaccataaaGTTAACAGCTTTAGCATTCGGTCATTTCTCgagcgaactgttgttgaaagagcaaatgattatccctgttaaaaaaacgttCAACAAATActggtcatatcgacgcaaaattAATCGATTTTAGCAAAGTTTGCCAAAAAAATTCagcgaaatcggctgttttttactgattgtttcttggcgaattttccccccgaaatttcccgtgaaatcggccgatttttcttaGAATTTGCCCCgaaaatccttcgaaatttgacttttttccgctaaaatcccgcgaaatcggccgatttttgggcgaattttgacttttttccggcgaaaatcccgcgaaatcggccgatttttccgcgaatttgcccctgaaaatcccgcgaaattttgcttttttttccgcgaaatatcagaagccctgtctcATATGtccagggttgtcaaaagtagaatGCTGCCGGTGAAAATCACTGCCTACTTGGTTATTAACTgctggctactctgcttggccttttttttaTGGAtgacgttttttaaaaaaatattcctggactggctgcttattttgacaactcagctgtctacttcaaaactttctgacaaccttgTATGTCTCATACATTTTCACTGAATAAAGTCAAACGAATGCCAGAAGTAAAGACCTCAGGTGAATGATTCAACTTTCTCCGAAATTTCTATTTACAAAGGGAAATAAGACCTTGGAAATCTTCCAACTGAGTGTCTTGATAAACTTTAGAACATCTTCCAAAATCTTCAGGAGTGACAGCTGGGTCCTCTACAAAAGACCCTTGCACTCTAAAAATCTAATAAACTCAGTGGCTCAAAAAATTTGGCAAGTGCACATTCTTACCCTTTTGCAAAATTTCAGGACATTTAGCCAGACGTTGTGAAGACATCTCAATTGCTCTTGATGTCATCCGACTCTACAcatcaaaaaaaagaaaatcagacTACGATGATCATCAGTGAATCAGGCAATAAAGAATAACAAATCATTCAACAGaagcacaaaatttaaatacaataacAAATTGACCTTCTCATTAGATCATAattgctttattcttaaaatagcaaacattgcactttatttgagtgttaCAGCATTTAGAGGAAAGTACTTATTaaggacactatttttatgtCTGCGGCTGCATGAAGATGAGACTAACATTTATACATTATCATCCAAGCCACACAAAGGTCTAGTCATTTGCAGGGCAAGGCATTATCTTCTTTTCTCAGCTATTTAAAGACCTTGAGAATTGGTCTGGTCCCAAGGGTTGAACCCAGGACCTCCAGCACTTTAGTGAAGTGCTGTATCGACTAAGCTAGCTCTGCCAGTACTGTCCTAATATTTCATTTGCATCAAATTACCATTCTAATTCATTCATTTAATAGCATTACTGTCAAACTCTGACAGAAGAACCTAAACAcctaaaatatttcaggaaCGTTTGTGTTATGAATAATAACAGCAGAGAACAGAAAAGGCAAACAAGCCACCAAGCCCAAACTAACTCTCATCTTtgatttaaggtgattccctggttttgcactgcgcatctcttactgggcataacaagatggcctccgtaaaaaagagcatgtgaagtaacattattaaaataaagttgaccgaagagaaacgctattgcaatttttccttgcggttgtttcttgccgatgtgagactcaatgtggtgggaatgtgcataacgtaagcaggacgcgtgttgctgagttcgacttcctcacggagaacccgCTCGatatagtggatgtttaatttgtgctcaaattcactttgattttcatttaaatgctttctttatcacattgtgtcctaaatgtgatatctcgatgtaaattctgtaaaaacggattttttaatactttcttccctcTTTCaaatacattctattttgaaactcgccccagtcctctctcaaaaatcaagggaAATGCATGTGGTGcacactttctgcagctctaccgcaaaaacgagtacggtgacccccactttttatttcacgattttaataaggacagcgcttcctttcggtgagaaaaaaattggcaccaatctatgttcagttttttggcaattttactaaattgtacggattgagctatcatgtgtcgaatagcgcgtgtccaatttaattctactttggagtgtaaagtaaaaacaagggcattaaaaggcatggATAAACAATacgttaaagtcaaattctgtgtggtaccacatgcatcattgaaaaaatctttcctttttgtctagttttgggctgcgcgcggtttttgtcaaagggtccaaaatagccgtatttatcaccattgtgacgtcaaaacgagcacggtgacccccactttttattacctttttatcgttttcttgacttgttacatcagtgtaccaagtttcatccacaatctatgttaggttcttttactagggaatcacctcaAGTTAAATTTTCTAACAACTATTTCTGGTGTTTGGCGTTTCTCCCTTagcacccccttccccccccccccccccccacaactTCCTCCCTCTCCTAGCCTGTGACAGCAGAtgcctttttctgtttttgtttcttggTATGTGAAACAAAAGCAGAAAACGGCCTCTCCTCTCACAGGCTGCCCTTCTCCAGTCTATTTGGTGTTTCAATGGGTATTTCTGGAGCATACCAAAGCAATCCCATAGCTGTGGTCTATGATCAGTgctgagttgttcaaagctgggttaagataacccagggttaatgttagtgcaagatttgaattaagatttgaaagcttaaaaagcatttcagttttcattctttttgcctacaagttgatgattggaagctcttaaaataacagagaaaattatgcgaaaaaaatgcttttgaacacaagaaaaagaaaccagggttaaatttaaaccCCGGGCTAAGCgccttcgagcaactgggcccaggaaAGTCGCTGCTGATGTTCACTAACCGCTAAATGTAGAAGAATTCAGTTATCCCAATATCCTCCAtgaaatactgtaaaattccgaaaataagcccctccatgtataagcccctccaaatacaagcccctccaaatacaagccccccaaactggtagtgcaaaaaaaaacctccgttaaatcgcccctccaaatataagccccccggggacttgtacttggaaattgccttcaaatacaaagtaaaacaaagcaaaaatggtaaatttacttccaactataagggtagcgcaatcaattttgaaatgcaaatttccctccatagaaaagcccctccgaatatatataagcccctccaaaaataagcccctcaaaaagggcctttgaaaaatataagccccgggcttattttcgcaattttaTGGTATTTCCTAATACAACGATAACTAAGGGAAgtcactgttttttttaatcagttgGGGAAAGTGAAGAAAGAAGACGAGGGGAAAAAAAGCTGAAGTGAATCGAATCTGAGTTTcttagggagcattcataatttacctagagggtgggctatgatgattttgaggggggaggtcactctttttccctactatgatttagggggggctgtgaaaaatttccaacgaaaattacatcaagcataagggggggggggggcaaccattttttggattttgtaGTTTCTAAATATAAAAAGACTCAAGATTGTTTGATGCTCTCCAAGAGTTGAAAGATGACTTGCTAGATGATACAGCATGGCCAGTTGTTATGCAGTGGTTTAATGAAGATCATTAGCTTCCTCTAAACAgatctttatttaaaaacactgcactaGCAATTGGCTATGACCTATCAGATCATTAGCTTCTACATctgcttgaatcaaatttatatggaatgtatgttcagtgcaactaaaagactactttctcttcagtaccaattcagatagttaaatttattatcagctaatcattcaatcagcttttctcaagaatgtccaaaatagaacaattttgaattaaaaatgcgtagagatttaattgtactgaacattatattttcataaattgacatcttgaaatattaccatttcattagtgcaagttgttactgatttactatgtactaataaagctcaatatacctgtcacaagactttgatatggctaagggtgagtttgacatgttgtacttatgtgctgggggagggggggggctatgatattttcctttgataaatcaacatctgtttgagggggggtcagaaaaaaaaccctgaagTGATCAGGGGGgggcttcaaaaaaatgaaaggaaaaaataaggaaatcatcatagcccaccctctagataaattatgaatgctcccttaattttaaatttatgcaAGCTCATATGGTGAATCAGCTGGATATACTACCGAAAGAACAATTTGAAACTGTTTGCAGTTTCTTTAAGATCTAACTGAAACATAAGCAAGAAGGCTTATAGAATTTTTTCTCCGTAAGAACGTAAGGTCCGAGGGCATGAGACCGTGTCGAAGCAGCAGCCGGCGGATAAGGACTGAACGTGAACTCACCTGATCAGGACGGATAGCATCGGAAAATTGTTCCCCCAAAAAACTGAGCTCTCCCTTCACAGCTTGCGTTCCTTTGATCATTTTGTGTAATCAAAATGAAGAAACAGCGGCCttattgaatttaaaaatacgAACGCAAAtctcccgccatcttggatgtggTTTACATGACCaagtttgctcgcaggctaattatGAACCGGGTTAAAACAGGGAGCTTACATAAGGGGATCGTATTACCGCTGAACATTCAGGTCGATTGTAGCTTTTGATGTCTTTTGGAGAGTAaagatgaaatttaaaaaattgcttGGTAACTTTATTTTTGTGCGTAACCAAAAATCGGAAGTAGAGAAGGAGAAATCGCGAAGTCGGTCCCTTgagatttcccgccaaaacaaCAGAACAATGGGTATATACTTCGCCATGTTGAATActgagaagaccctggggacaaATTTAGTTTTCAATATGGCGGGTGGTAGGGAACGTGCTGTTTCAGAGAGAACTTTAGTTTGCCTCCTACAAGCTGTACAAGGACACAGCACCACTGTTGAACTACGCAATGAGTCCTCAGTAGAAGGTCTGATTGAAAATGTTGACGGCTTCATGAATATTTCCATGACTGATGTCAAGTTCTCGAAACAGAATGGACGCGAAGTGATGCATTTTCCGACTATGTTTATTCAAGGCCGACAAATTCGTTACGTTCATATCCCTGATTTTATTGACATGAGGAAAGCTATTGAAGAACAGTTAAAGAAGATAGAAAAGACGAGGAAAGTTGGTGCAGGAAGACGAAAGAAGAGAGACAGTACAATAAAGTGAATCGTACTATGAGAGGCTTGCAAATAATGGTAAGATCTTTTatgatcttttaaaaattaGCAGTGCATTAAAAAAGATTGATTTGACAAAAATTGTCGTTGAGCTTTAGTGGGCAAATTCACCCTGTCAAGTGGTCTTCACTGATATCCTTAGCATTCAGTCAAACTTTAATTAAAGCACAGTGCATtgtgtaataatattattgttttatttcattaatGGAAAAGCAATGTAAAAGAGATTGTagtgaatagaccttgtcattCTCTAGtaaagagttttggagtctgtcttcagattaattGCCTGATTACATAAATCCCCAAACATTTCCAATTTTGgattcattgtttttttaactgggactcattggttctggaccGGGACTCACGATTTGTtaacaagatgagtcccaggactcaccataactatttgtagcAAAATCACTGGCATGTAGCTGCATGTCTATTTTCATCCATTCTCAGCACAACAACCACCAAAAAATATAGTGTACTACATTTTTTCCaatgttattttattcaaaatgaaattgaaGAAATCTTTAACTGCAACATGgatgcaaaaatctaaaaatagtactcttattttgtttggaaaaacaTTGTATTTGATaattgaacaaaataataatattttttattacaaatgTACATGTAGAATAAGCTAAGCCTCTTCTATAAATTGCCATTCTTAATATGACGCATTAAGCTGCAGTTCAGGATAGTATTCAAAACTAGTCCCAAATGGTAAAACATTTGGTATTCGGGGATGATATGTTGTATTTTGTTTGATAGTTGGAAGTTCAGGCCAGTCAAACTGAAGAGTTGTAGCATGTTTCTCTCTGAAAAGTCTTCTTTTCTGTGACCGCAACTCAACATCAATGATTTCTGGATTTCTGTCCAGTTTACTCCATTCTTCATAGTCTAGCTGAGAGTCATTGTAGATTCCTTTCATACGTTGTCTGCgaacaaattaaagtaaaattGGGGttgaagtttattttatttattctgtaACTTTGCCAGTTTTTGGTAGGGTAACTGCCACAGAACATACAACAGACTACACAAAGGAACATTATCTTTATAATGGAAAACCAATATTAAGAAGAAGAAACTTTATTTAGCAAGGGTGGCAGTATTATTACTGGTTACCCAGTAGTTTTCATAATGGCCCTGCAGTGTTGCCATTGATATTATTGGGAGCCCAGAGGTACACTTAATTGTTTCTGTTACTGACTTTTTTGAGAACGTATGGAAAAGCTCCAAAGCAAAGCCAATGGAAATCAAGATCAAGCCAGAGCATTCTAAAATGTTTTAGTAAAGATTCGGTGCCAAAATAAGGCATCTTTCTAATGATTTTATGTAAAACTCCACATTCAAAGAAATTTGTGTCTGATAGGCAAGCAGGCCTGGCCTGGCCTGGCTGGCCTTGTAGATTTTGTGGTTTAGTTCATCctttaataattgttttgcaGGTTTTAATGCATGTACAACTTGCCCAAAGTGGTACGCTAGGGTTCCACCATTACCAACTTGCCAGCTGTGTACAAACATGCATATCAGAAAAAATACCCTTGCCACATTTTCCAGGCCATtttataataatcattgcatgaTAGCTATTAACAAATTCATTGCTAAAAGCAAGTACCGGTACACTGTAATTGGAAAGTGAGCTGATACCTGTAAGCacatcaaccaatcaaaacataaaatatgtaGATGTATATAGTACTAGTAGTACTCATTTAACTCACCCACTTCTCTTTCTAACACCACTGTCAATGTCATGTAGCTGCATTCTAAGCCACGTGTTACACTCAGTACCATGCCGTCCGAGAGGAACCAGGGGTGGGGGAGGAAGATGCATCTCTTCTATTTCTTTATCACTCATTTTATTTCCTGTCACGCATCTCACCACAGTACGGTCCTCTTCTAGTCTTGTGGTTCCTTGTGATATTAGTGGGTCATCTAATTTCTTCGTTATTGCCTATTACATAACAATGGAAGAATTTCTCTCTAAACAAAGGGATACACAAGGCCAAAATTGTAGGTGACATTTGTGATTTACAAAGCATATAAAACATCAAAATCTGTCTACCACTACCACTGAAACAGTTACTCTGTAGGAAACTTTGATTTGGCAGGATGAGGGAGTAATGATCTCTTACTTTTGCTTGCTTATACACATAACAAAAGAACTGTTGCAAGTATAGATCATAGAGGAAGGTGTAACAGCTACGCAATGTAACTTTAATCTATGAGCCAAGAACTTCTTTTTTATGAAAGATGTTTTTTCTATTCTTTAACTTGGATTTCGAGATTaattcaaactgtaaattaaatgaaaaacaaaccaaacttGGTTTTACCGTACtgcatatgttacaggtcaaaattaaaattaaggttaaaattctttaacctaggttgatgctcaattttgtttgtttcctaATCCtaataattcatgaataatcaggGCTGGGAGACacaggaaattgagaatcaacctaggttaaaaatttttaacatgaatttaattttgacccgTAACATACAGTGCAACATCAATTTAAtaaacctctatataacgaagtcctcaaTATAGCGAACGATTTTCTTATTTTACCCCAATAAATAGCAAAataatttgtatgaaaaagaaccttgatataagTAAACCgttttttgcaaagaaattttgtcagtcccttggcccttcattaAATCGAAGTTCTACTGTACACAAACTACTACTTCATAATATTATCCTGTTACTTTTCTTCTTATACTCATTgaatgtttaaagaaaaaatttttttttatttatttgcaatGTGTGAATAATTATATCCTGGAATTtcaatctaataataataattattattatttcagctTGCATGATGCCAATCTTTGATGAAGACATAACTCACACTCACCTTGAGAGGTGCTGGCCTGTTGGCATTAAGAACAAGTGGATCATACTCTTCTGGTGACATCACATCCAGAAATACCACACCCTGGTAAAGAAatcattattttctttcaaGAGTAACCAACACACATGGAAGACTCATGATCAACAGAGCATTGGGAAGAGGGAAGGGGATCATGGCATGTACACATTGACATGATGCTAGTTTGGGCTGGTTTCCTTTCAATCCTTCTCAGTCTTTGGGTAACTTATTTAAAGGAAGTCTAACTAACAACATGGTTTAAGAACTCATTGGACCTCCAGTTCTCTTTGTTAGTGACTCAgtcaatttaagaaaataagtgcttttTCAGTCTATGCTATATGCTTTGTTGAAATTGGTCATGATAATGGTATTGAAATAAAGGtattgggcaaactgaaaatggcttagaactcagtttttttaaacacaGGCTAAACTCTGTTTAACTAACTGGCCCTTAGACTTTGTTGTGGCTTTATAAACAGTGAGTCAAAAAATTGGGAATCTTTGATAACATGATTTTGACAGGTCAGTTGTGTACTGACACCAATCACAGATATTATGACACTTAAAAAGCATGACGAAATTAAAACATCAAACAAATTTGTCTTGATCAGTCATGAAACCTTATGCTAGGAAGTGACTGAGAGGCATGCTACTTACCTCCTTTGCTCAGAACACAATGAACAGGGCAAAAAGTCAGTTTGCTTAATGTCACAACAGACTGTACTCATTCTTTTTTATTGGTGTAGTGAGCTCAAACAAATGCGTGCCTtcatacagctattttgagaaaggttgtcggaaaaagtgcacgcgacagtcccgaaaggtattgtgggtggttttgaattcactgttattcaaagaagtttgaaagaatgacacGAGAGGCCACGGACGTATGTTTGCGGgtgctaaaagaaagcaacaaaagcagtttcgacagctacagtgtgaggaacagtgtattgatcatatcccatattacctttcagtattgtcgcgtgcacaatttgtctgacaacctttcttgaaatagctgtatacttgTACAATTTTTTAGATGACCTCTTTGTTTTCCTGTACAGTTCTTTGAAGTTAATTTCCACACTGAAAACATGACTGCCAGATCAGGAAATGGTCAGGGAAAAAATTTCTTCAAGGTCaatgaaaagtcagggaatttcactTTGAATCAGGGAACAGTTAAATCTTTGAAGGAATTTAGGGAAATTTTAAGAGTACATACcatatttattctttttcctCTACTTTTACTGTTTTCtaacatttcaaatttttttttaaattttacggAAATGGAATCATGTTGTAATGGTATATTGTTCATGAACTTGAATAACAAGGCAATGTTGGCTTTTCAAGAACATCAATGTCTTTTGCACATTATGTTCACGAACTATTCATGTATGCTGCACATGACTTGCTGAAAGTAAGGGGATGACCTTGAGGGGAGGGTTTAGTCCATCATCAGGTCTAATGTGTGAAATTGTTAACTCAGTTGGCCagggaaattttacatttttcagaAAAAGTCAGAGAATTTCAGAAACCTCTGGCTGTGTACAGATAAAAACaaccatttttggacaaatgaGCAATCAAGCTATGTCTTCACACCGTGGTTGCAGCAACCTGTTCTTTCGCTTTCCTGCAGTTTGAAGTTGTCACTAACTAGTGAGCACACAATATTGATCTGTCAAAATCCAATCAAAGAGTTCAAGGTTTTCTCACTGACACACTATAAATTAATTGTCtctaaaatgttttcttttattgaagCTCATTACTAGTAGTTAATGTTTTATAAAGtttaacatacatgtatggACTAGATAGTTGTATAAAGTACCTGGtataaactaaattgaaatgatgcattcattttatttttcattaagcTTTGTGTAAGACTTTTCTATCAGTACCCACCTTTTTGTTGCTGTAATCTAGATACTGTTTGTAAATCTGCCTTTTTCTTTTGTCCAAGTGTCTGTAATTAGGGCCATTCATTTCTTCATCAACTTTTTCCTACAAAAAAGAACCGTATGTCAAAAAACACTATAATTTCATCCCAAACAGTTACTGCAACCAGGGATGGCAAATGGAAAAATCCAAGACATGGGAAGACCCTTGTTTAAGTTGACACAGTTTTCCAAATGCTTAGATTTGTCACAAATCTAGGAAATGTTAAAATGGCAATGGCGGCATTGTGTTGCCATACATGCCGATCTTGAATAAACTAACTTTATTGGAAAGTTCAGTTTACGTGTATATCCTACAAGTAGGTACGTATACAATTCAACTACTTTCTATTTTAAAGGCATCTTGCATTTGTATTCAAAGAGGGTAAGGTGTTTTTATGTTGTCATTGAAAAACCGACAGTTGAGACTTTGTGGTAATTACATATGTAGTTCTAATATTCAAGgcagaaagaaataattgtaagtaatattattattattatattgagAGAATTATTGTTGATTCACTATTTTTTTccatgacaataataataataataaaactctTCGATCATACAATAACAAGgagtaataattataaatatataCTTAATGTGTACCTTAACAGGACTGTAAACTCTTTCACTCCATTTCTTAAATAGCATCTGTTTCTTCCTTCTGTCAAGGGCTTCTCTGTGGTCAATGAATCTGTCGACATCCTGTTGAAATGAAAATGTGTGGATCATTTTTGGAGGTAGAAACTAGATTTGAATCCTGCTGTACAGACATCTCGTTAATATGGACATCTCGttgttacggacagttttctttttccctggggaaagcccttacattttttcTAAATCCAACCTGCTTAAGACGGACACCCATTAATGTGGACAATAGACACTTTtttataagtaggttgagtatgatcatccaagtgaatgtagtcctgaaaaGGACCTTTGTaagttgacagtgactgatgtttggacaacctgtgcggtagtcatcttgaGTCAATAAACAGATTCTCATAGAAAGCCAACCTCACTAATGCGGACACTTCATTATAAACAGTGTACTGTGATAGACCTTTCCTTTTTGAAGGTGAAAACACCTTCAGGTTGACAGCATGTCAGTCTTCCCAATGCTACAGTACATGGGATAGGATGAATTTTAGACATCAATTGCAGACTATTTTTGGCATAAAACCAGTTATGCCGAGAATGATTTTGATTTAGTAATATATAGATGTGCGATTTTTGAGTGTGTCCATGGACTTATTTTGCAGAATGACGGCTTTGTGAAGGTTAGCAATGTTTAATTTGACGATGCTCATGTCCTCTCATGTCCTCTTTAATGTTTCCTTGCCATTGATGCTGTAGAGCTGGACTCTCACAGATTATACATGTGGATTTATTTACTCATGTAAGCTATACTTTAAATAACATTGAAAGTATGCTTGTTTGGGGTAAAGTGCAACTGTGAGAGGAGAAGTTTCCAAGCAGTTTATTTGGGGATTGATTTATGGGAATCAGGACCCAATTGCTTGAAAATTAAGGTCAAAAATACACTCTAACTGCTGACATCTTACACTGAAAACAAAGACTGGTTGGGATGAATACCAGAGGTAGCTGTGATGACCCACACTGGGGACTTACACTTTCAAAGTTTTACACAACTTGACCCAGAATGTTTTGCTCTGCAGTCTACCTACAGTCTTAGTTATATGCATTAATTACCAAGCATGAGCTTGTCAATTTGGCTGGATtttggccaagttcttttttgtttattagtGAGTTAACGCAACAGGACGGCGGAAAGAAGGGGGCAAGCAACATGGGGTAAGTCAGTTCGCCTGCTCGGGTAACCAATCACAATACAAGGGCACCcaatgactgttttctgtgaaatattttaacggagaagcaaaaattgcctagaatttcctatagcttgaggaaagctaaaaatttctgtaggactgttccattcatgtacaattttcgaagcttatcgaataaattccctatgattttctaaagtttagtttttctcATTTCACtcccaggttaagctattttttgTAGAGaatggaaacctaaaatttttggaaccGAAAATGCAATGCAGGGAGACATCAGAAAAATCCTTACTTTTGTATTTAACTTTAAATTACAgctaaaataatggaaaataatactgaagcccttgtaatttccaaaagactcaagttgccctaggatgaccgattattataaattataaattcagattataaatatactatccttgttctggaaacacaatacttttcttgctgtttattgcactttattaacagttatttaggtatttatttaaaaacaaaaaacaaaaaaaaaacagcaaaacaaataagcaaacaaaacaaaaaagaaaaaaaaaaggaagaagggaaaaagaaggtcGTTAGCAGAATTTGAACCTGGTACCTTC from Porites lutea chromosome 1, jaPorLute2.1, whole genome shotgun sequence encodes the following:
- the LOC140923407 gene encoding protein FAM228B-like, coding for MSRPKRAASGRISVHTFDVVDELLEDNDKHELAKERHRRAVSASAVERTRFLDSEVRTVSAKSICPSDHTFRIQSWLNEKSVRNIQERTDFESRATKNMYTTVLDNENTFVKDVDRFIDHREALDRRKKQMLFKKWSERVYSPVKEKVDEEMNGPNYRHLDKRKRQIYKQYLDYSNKKGVVFLDVMSPEEYDPLVLNANRPAPLKAITKKLDDPLISQGTTRLEEDRTVVRCVTGNKMSDKEIEEMHLPPPPLVPLGRHGTECNTWLRMQLHDIDSGVRKRSGQRMKGIYNDSQLDYEEWSKLDRNPEIIDVELRSQKRRLFREKHATTLQFDWPELPTIKQNTTYHPRIPNVLPFGTSFEYYPELQLNASY